One window from the genome of Vibrio sp. VB16 encodes:
- a CDS encoding RNA recognition motif domain-containing protein, whose translation MKLLVRNLARNTTEQEIRVLFSAFGTVKQCDLVLDQETGLSKGFAFVEMPEKSEGIAAIAGLNQTEVANNKIRVKSANQ comes from the coding sequence ATGAAACTTTTAGTGCGCAACCTTGCTCGCAATACCACAGAACAAGAAATTCGTGTCCTATTCTCTGCGTTTGGTACCGTTAAACAGTGTGACTTAGTGTTAGATCAAGAGACAGGGCTGTCAAAAGGATTTGCATTTGTTGAAATGCCAGAAAAAAGCGAAGGGATAGCAGCAATTGCCGGCCTAAATCAGACCGAAGTGGCGAATAACAAAATAAGAGTAAAGTCAGCCAATCAGTAA
- a CDS encoding GNAT family N-acetyltransferase produces MIKLRKMRDDEFLAYRQYSMLAYGRDLAENYGYTLSKASDVADHKLKECFPDGVEASDHEMYCIEFGVESAAQLVGYLWYKMMPADKAAFIYDFYVFKDFRGCGIGTQVLSELETRLIENGIEFLNLRVATNNERAQKLYQKLAFNVTGYNMTKRLIDE; encoded by the coding sequence ATGATAAAACTCAGAAAAATGCGAGATGATGAGTTTTTGGCCTATCGACAGTACTCAATGCTGGCGTATGGGAGAGACTTGGCGGAGAATTATGGCTACACGTTGAGTAAAGCATCAGATGTTGCGGATCATAAACTTAAAGAATGTTTTCCTGATGGTGTGGAAGCCAGCGATCATGAAATGTACTGTATTGAGTTTGGTGTTGAGTCGGCAGCCCAATTAGTAGGGTATCTGTGGTACAAAATGATGCCGGCAGATAAAGCCGCCTTTATTTATGATTTTTATGTGTTCAAAGATTTCCGAGGTTGCGGTATCGGAACACAGGTATTGTCGGAATTAGAGACGCGCTTAATTGAAAATGGTATTGAGTTTCTTAATCTAAGAGTGGCGACGAATAATGAGCGAGCCCAAAAACTGTATCAAAAGTTGGCATTCAACGTAACCGGATACAATATGACCAAAAGACTGATCGATGAATAG
- a CDS encoding GNAT family N-acetyltransferase, giving the protein MFYREIDSEVKLALVHKSFAPRYAELAKDNFEYLEEWLAWPPHCKSKLDFEEFVQRSLHDYADGKSMVCGIFYQNELVGNASFNSIAHHLKKVEIGYWLAKPYQGKGIMARVCATLIEIAFVELDMQKIQISAATGNKPSRAICERLGMTLEGIITQQEYLGGRLVDHAIYALHKENQL; this is encoded by the coding sequence GTGTTTTATAGAGAAATTGACAGTGAAGTAAAGCTTGCGTTAGTACACAAATCATTTGCCCCGCGATACGCCGAATTGGCCAAAGATAATTTTGAATATCTTGAAGAATGGCTTGCTTGGCCCCCTCATTGTAAAAGTAAGCTCGATTTCGAAGAATTTGTTCAGCGTTCTTTGCATGATTATGCTGATGGCAAATCCATGGTTTGTGGTATTTTTTATCAGAATGAATTGGTCGGAAATGCGAGCTTTAACTCCATTGCCCATCATCTGAAAAAAGTAGAGATAGGTTATTGGCTTGCCAAACCTTATCAAGGTAAAGGGATCATGGCGCGTGTATGTGCAACCCTTATAGAAATAGCGTTTGTAGAACTTGATATGCAGAAGATACAGATTTCTGCCGCGACCGGAAATAAACCAAGCCGAGCAATCTGTGAACGATTGGGAATGACCCTTGAAGGCATAATCACTCAACAGGAATACCTTGGTGGTCGCCTTGTGGATCACGCCATTTATGCTTTACATAAAGAGAATCAATTGTGA
- a CDS encoding HAD-IA family hydrolase yields MIELVIFDCDGTLVDSELLCNQALECKLAELGIVIAAQDLVDRFRGVKFNDILATIEYQHSIMLPEHFEINYREKVKALFAESLKANEGVKELLENVQLPICVASSAPRAKIDQALSITGLKTFFNNNIFSCYDIEVWKPQPDIFLHTAREMGYKPKNCLVVEDSPVGIQAAQAAGMNVVLYDPHQIHADIDVEYRVSSMHDIRALLS; encoded by the coding sequence GTGATTGAATTAGTGATATTTGATTGTGACGGTACGCTTGTTGATAGCGAGCTTTTGTGCAATCAAGCCCTAGAATGTAAACTTGCGGAGTTAGGTATAGTCATTGCCGCTCAAGATTTGGTTGATAGGTTCCGTGGCGTTAAATTTAATGACATTCTTGCCACAATAGAATACCAACACTCAATTATGTTGCCTGAACATTTTGAGATAAATTATCGAGAAAAGGTGAAAGCATTATTTGCGGAGTCATTGAAGGCAAACGAAGGGGTTAAAGAATTGCTTGAGAATGTTCAGTTACCGATATGTGTTGCCTCTTCTGCACCTAGAGCAAAAATTGATCAGGCTCTCAGCATCACTGGCCTGAAGACGTTTTTTAATAACAATATATTTAGTTGTTATGATATTGAAGTTTGGAAGCCTCAACCTGATATATTTTTGCATACGGCAAGAGAAATGGGTTATAAACCAAAGAACTGTCTAGTCGTTGAAGATAGCCCTGTCGGGATCCAAGCGGCTCAAGCTGCTGGAATGAATGTCGTTCTATATGACCCCCATCAAATCCATGCTGATATAGATGTTGAATATCGCGTGTCATCAATGCACGACATCCGCGCGTTATTGTCATAG
- a CDS encoding DMT family transporter — MLNLLIHKYKGEACLLIATILAAVGWVSSKIVLLEMPGSMFIGGRFILASALLLPFCYQKILDASPIDIIKTLAVGCVFSTSIHIWVYAVSITNRLTEGAFIMALAMIIAPLTSWLLFRTRPNQAFWYSLPLAGLGMALLTLTNGWEVEKSQLGFFFASCFLSIHFVLNKRLSLSSPIKPLTSICLQMFVVGLTGFFLCSVQNSTLSNLSSETLIWFIIASLIATALRYLIQTVGQYSVNIEIAALIMILEPIWTLVLSITMLKQHIEIEKLLGCLLILVSLILYMRLSNQKL, encoded by the coding sequence TTGTTGAATCTACTAATTCACAAATATAAAGGTGAAGCTTGCTTGCTAATTGCCACTATTTTGGCCGCAGTCGGGTGGGTTTCATCAAAGATAGTTCTACTTGAAATGCCCGGTAGTATGTTCATTGGTGGTCGATTTATATTAGCAAGCGCATTATTATTACCTTTCTGTTACCAGAAAATACTCGATGCCTCACCAATAGATATAATCAAAACGCTCGCTGTAGGCTGTGTTTTTTCGACTTCTATACATATATGGGTTTACGCAGTTAGCATTACAAACCGATTGACAGAAGGAGCATTTATCATGGCTCTTGCAATGATCATTGCGCCCTTAACCAGTTGGTTGCTATTTAGAACCCGTCCTAATCAAGCCTTTTGGTATTCTTTACCTCTAGCCGGGTTAGGCATGGCGCTACTAACACTAACAAATGGCTGGGAAGTTGAGAAAAGTCAGTTAGGGTTCTTCTTTGCATCCTGCTTTCTCTCTATACATTTTGTTTTAAACAAACGACTTAGTTTATCATCCCCTATAAAGCCTTTGACGTCTATTTGCCTACAAATGTTCGTGGTTGGGTTAACTGGATTTTTTTTGTGTAGTGTTCAAAACTCTACCTTATCGAATCTTAGCTCAGAAACCCTAATTTGGTTCATCATTGCTAGCTTAATTGCTACTGCACTTAGGTATCTGATACAAACAGTTGGTCAATATTCGGTTAATATTGAGATCGCTGCATTAATCATGATACTTGAACCAATTTGGACATTGGTGCTAAGTATTACTATGTTAAAACAACACATTGAAATAGAAAAACTATTAGGATGCCTACTAATATTAGTATCTTTAATATTGTATATGCGGCTATCAAACCAAAAATTGTAA
- a CDS encoding zinc-binding dehydrogenase: protein MKALTYCKKEDYFQVRELPIPTPNQIQVLVKVHACSLNPIDTKIVHWNKIVDDMEDDFIVGLDVVGEIMSTPEKKTSWKIGDKVLFHGNMFDKHGGLAEYCLQDFRTLTALPNNVPIEVAASTPCAGWTAWRSLVDKLQIQKHNSIFIAGGSGGVGSFAIQIAKYFGIETIITSCSQRNIGYAKKLGATHVIDYENQNVINQIRTVTKGNGVNVALDCVGGGSELYCANALQFEGQMVELVETADLKSYHQAKARGLTVHQISFGAGYKNGDQGRQSIQDAGNAFNKLLNEGHIQAPQIQKITLEQAADALKEMRGQRTVGKVIVMLNSLTTL from the coding sequence ATGAAAGCTCTAACCTATTGTAAAAAAGAAGATTATTTCCAAGTCCGAGAACTTCCAATACCGACACCAAATCAAATTCAAGTGTTAGTTAAAGTTCATGCCTGTAGCTTAAATCCCATCGACACCAAAATTGTTCACTGGAATAAGATTGTTGATGACATGGAAGATGATTTCATTGTGGGGCTAGATGTCGTGGGCGAAATAATGTCAACACCTGAAAAAAAGACATCATGGAAAATTGGAGACAAAGTTCTTTTCCATGGCAATATGTTCGACAAACACGGAGGGTTAGCCGAATATTGCCTGCAAGATTTTCGGACACTTACAGCTCTACCCAACAACGTGCCGATTGAAGTAGCGGCTTCTACACCGTGCGCTGGTTGGACAGCTTGGCGTTCACTTGTAGATAAACTGCAAATACAAAAACATAACTCAATATTTATCGCTGGAGGTTCTGGTGGTGTTGGTAGCTTCGCAATTCAAATAGCAAAATACTTTGGTATTGAAACCATAATTACCTCTTGCTCCCAACGAAATATAGGTTATGCCAAAAAACTTGGTGCGACTCATGTTATCGATTACGAAAATCAGAATGTCATTAATCAAATACGGACCGTCACAAAAGGCAACGGTGTCAATGTGGCACTTGACTGTGTAGGAGGTGGTTCTGAGTTGTACTGCGCTAACGCCTTACAATTTGAAGGCCAAATGGTTGAGCTAGTGGAAACTGCAGATCTCAAATCATATCACCAAGCTAAAGCTAGAGGATTAACGGTACATCAAATCAGTTTTGGGGCTGGATACAAAAATGGGGATCAAGGAAGACAGTCAATACAAGATGCAGGTAACGCATTTAACAAACTGCTAAATGAAGGGCACATTCAAGCTCCACAAATACAAAAAATAACGTTAGAACAGGCTGCTGATGCTTTAAAAGAGATGAGAGGTCAACGCACGGTAGGAAAGGTAATAGTAATGCTGAACTCCTTAACGACTCTTTAA
- a CDS encoding 2-dehydro-3-deoxygalactonokinase — protein MIITIDTGTTNTRVALFSNKQRVGQVKANVGVRNTSIDGNNLQLIQAVGNAINKLKTEHALRDSDIELILAAGMITSNLGLFEVPHLVAPVSLEDFAANLRSVVIPEISSLPIHFIPGVKNLNTDKLKSVVGLDVMRGEEVEALAIASLFNIKQDSIIALPGSHSKFVSIDSQQAIRGCCTTLAGELNSIITHNTILTGSLENRFSDKLCSVSLIEGYKAAEEYGLGHALFLIRLKEQFEGKKHEELASFLVGIILHSDIKALSSAPQLHFSSDIPIYIGGNGLLCDATAELLNYQFPNNPVYKCSEIQDLSAIGSIYIAQKANLI, from the coding sequence ATGATCATTACTATAGATACTGGCACAACTAACACGCGAGTTGCGTTATTTAGCAACAAGCAACGTGTCGGACAAGTTAAAGCGAACGTCGGTGTTAGAAACACCAGTATAGATGGCAATAACCTACAATTGATTCAAGCTGTCGGCAATGCGATCAATAAATTAAAAACTGAACATGCTCTAAGAGATTCCGACATTGAACTCATCTTAGCGGCCGGAATGATCACTTCAAACCTAGGTCTATTCGAAGTGCCACACCTCGTCGCCCCTGTATCACTCGAAGACTTTGCTGCTAACCTGCGGTCTGTGGTTATCCCTGAAATTTCATCACTACCAATTCATTTTATTCCTGGTGTAAAGAACCTAAACACGGATAAGCTAAAATCAGTTGTAGGTTTGGATGTTATGCGTGGTGAAGAAGTTGAAGCCTTAGCTATTGCATCTTTATTCAACATTAAGCAAGATTCTATTATTGCTTTACCGGGTTCTCATTCAAAGTTTGTATCTATCGATTCACAACAAGCAATTCGAGGATGTTGTACGACTTTAGCCGGGGAGCTGAACTCGATAATAACTCATAATACAATTCTTACAGGCTCGCTTGAAAATCGCTTTTCCGACAAATTATGCTCCGTGTCATTAATTGAAGGTTACAAAGCTGCTGAGGAGTATGGACTAGGACACGCGCTGTTCTTAATTCGTTTAAAAGAACAATTCGAAGGAAAGAAGCATGAAGAGCTAGCTAGTTTCCTCGTAGGTATAATACTACACTCTGACATAAAGGCATTAAGCTCTGCTCCACAGTTGCACTTTAGTTCAGATATTCCGATTTACATCGGGGGAAATGGTTTGCTTTGTGATGCAACCGCAGAGCTACTCAATTACCAATTCCCCAATAACCCCGTCTACAAGTGTAGCGAAATACAAGACTTGTCTGCGATTGGTTCAATTTATATAGCTCAAAAAGCAAATTTGATTTAG
- a CDS encoding RraA family protein produces MEYAKKIINPRPIINEELYAKCAEMKDTLSVSAVFSDAFKRDGVMDHEIKFCSCNKPFIGSALTVKLKPGDIVDCLPIFDIAKAGDVIVIDANGTPNTSIWGGLMSGLARAAGVVGAVVDGSVRDTDESKVLDFPVASRSVSPRAAHSAETGRTEPIEINVPIVCGGQIVNPGDLVVADELGVTVVASQHVEEVYPAAKQLAENEKATREEILNGATVEQLLAKFGRI; encoded by the coding sequence ATGGAATATGCAAAAAAAATCATCAACCCTCGTCCAATAATTAATGAAGAGCTGTACGCAAAATGCGCAGAGATGAAAGATACACTGAGTGTAAGTGCTGTATTTAGTGATGCATTTAAGCGTGACGGTGTAATGGACCATGAAATAAAATTTTGTTCATGCAACAAACCATTTATTGGTTCAGCATTAACCGTAAAGCTTAAACCTGGTGATATCGTTGATTGCCTACCTATCTTCGATATAGCTAAAGCAGGCGACGTAATTGTTATTGATGCAAATGGAACACCAAACACTTCAATTTGGGGTGGTTTGATGTCAGGACTGGCTCGCGCTGCAGGTGTAGTAGGAGCCGTAGTTGACGGGTCGGTTCGAGATACAGATGAAAGTAAGGTTCTAGACTTTCCAGTCGCTTCTCGTTCCGTTTCACCTAGAGCAGCACATTCTGCAGAGACAGGTCGTACTGAACCGATTGAGATTAACGTTCCTATAGTGTGTGGTGGGCAAATAGTAAATCCAGGAGACTTAGTTGTTGCCGATGAACTTGGTGTTACTGTTGTTGCATCTCAACACGTTGAAGAAGTTTATCCAGCAGCAAAACAACTGGCTGAAAATGAGAAAGCCACTCGTGAAGAGATCCTAAATGGTGCAACAGTAGAGCAACTGTTAGCTAAATTTGGTCGCATCTAA
- a CDS encoding bifunctional 4-hydroxy-2-oxoglutarate aldolase/2-dehydro-3-deoxy-phosphogluconate aldolase, producing the protein MMRQETISAIVEHKVFAIVRGISPNNIRPTMDALYKGGIRLVEVTFDRKNGDENTLAALDILASEFSDKLIFGAGTVTTVEQVKAVKALGGQFIVSPDFNTEVIQATRRLEMVSLPGVMTPTEAVKADAAGADFIKLFPGGLLGPSYLGALSGPLSDLKFIAVGGVDSENLAEFAKAGAIGFGIGSNLVNNTLVENKEFDKIYQNACLFKQAIESIRK; encoded by the coding sequence ATGATGAGACAAGAAACTATTTCTGCAATTGTAGAACATAAGGTGTTCGCTATTGTTCGCGGTATTTCTCCGAACAATATTCGCCCAACTATGGATGCCCTTTATAAAGGTGGCATTCGCCTAGTCGAAGTAACATTTGATAGAAAAAACGGTGATGAAAACACATTGGCAGCGCTTGATATTCTTGCCAGTGAATTCAGCGACAAGTTGATTTTTGGTGCAGGGACAGTCACTACCGTCGAACAGGTGAAGGCTGTAAAAGCGCTAGGTGGCCAATTCATAGTTTCACCAGACTTCAATACTGAGGTAATTCAGGCGACACGTCGACTTGAAATGGTCTCTCTACCTGGAGTTATGACCCCGACAGAAGCGGTTAAAGCCGATGCTGCTGGTGCCGATTTTATAAAACTATTCCCGGGGGGGTTGTTAGGTCCTAGTTATCTTGGAGCACTTAGCGGTCCATTGTCTGACCTGAAGTTTATCGCTGTCGGTGGTGTAGATTCAGAAAACTTAGCAGAATTCGCCAAAGCTGGTGCCATAGGGTTTGGCATAGGCTCTAACTTAGTAAACAACACTCTTGTCGAGAATAAAGAGTTCGACAAAATTTACCAAAATGCTTGTCTCTTTAAGCAAGCTATTGAATCAATTAGGAAGTAA
- a CDS encoding C-terminal binding protein has product MINEAKFKVYVSDFDYPDLDIEKSVLEPIGAEVIGLTCKTGIGLAELAKDADAILQQYAKIPRATIEQLDNCKVICRYGIGVDILDVEACYDHGIKVSNVPDYCIDEVADHSISLGLTLFRRIPAYNKSTHEGNWHWDIDGSVPKRFRSSIWGLIGFGRIAQNIAKKITALGFKVVAYDPYVSGSYMNTFGVDKVNLDTLFATSDVVNVMCPHTPETDRLINEDRLRQMKSNAVLVNGARGKVVDNTALYKALVEGWIASAGLDDPEEEPAKLDNWNPKDNPIFGLDNCIVTPHVAYVSQEAFQECRRIAAENAKAVLLGGEPLDPVARVKTPMSGK; this is encoded by the coding sequence ATGATTAATGAGGCAAAATTTAAGGTCTATGTATCTGACTTTGATTACCCTGATTTAGATATCGAAAAAAGCGTTTTAGAACCTATTGGTGCTGAAGTAATAGGCCTCACCTGTAAGACAGGAATTGGGCTAGCAGAGCTCGCCAAAGATGCTGATGCTATTTTACAACAGTACGCTAAGATCCCACGTGCCACCATTGAGCAACTCGATAATTGTAAGGTCATATGTCGTTACGGTATTGGTGTTGACATCTTAGATGTTGAAGCTTGTTACGACCATGGAATTAAGGTGTCAAACGTACCTGACTACTGCATTGATGAAGTAGCAGATCATTCAATTTCACTTGGTTTGACATTATTTAGAAGAATACCTGCATATAACAAATCTACCCACGAGGGTAACTGGCATTGGGATATCGATGGCTCAGTTCCAAAGCGCTTTCGTTCATCCATATGGGGACTAATTGGTTTTGGTCGTATTGCGCAAAATATAGCGAAAAAAATAACGGCTCTGGGCTTTAAGGTCGTCGCTTACGATCCTTATGTATCTGGTTCATATATGAATACATTCGGTGTCGACAAAGTTAACTTGGATACCCTCTTCGCCACATCCGACGTCGTCAACGTAATGTGCCCACATACACCAGAAACAGACCGTTTAATAAATGAAGACCGTTTACGTCAGATGAAATCAAACGCAGTACTTGTAAACGGTGCTCGCGGAAAAGTTGTCGACAACACAGCATTATACAAAGCATTGGTTGAAGGTTGGATCGCTTCTGCCGGACTTGATGATCCAGAAGAAGAACCCGCAAAACTAGATAACTGGAATCCAAAAGATAACCCAATTTTTGGATTAGACAACTGCATAGTCACTCCACACGTTGCTTACGTTTCTCAAGAAGCTTTCCAAGAGTGCCGTCGTATTGCGGCTGAGAACGCAAAAGCCGTTTTATTAGGCGGTGAGCCTCTTGATCCGGTTGCACGTGTTAAAACGCCAATGTCGGGAAAATAA
- a CDS encoding TRAP transporter small permease, translating to MMKWLNENLEAALGGTLLASIVLLITMQVVMRYVFQNALSWSEELTLWTFIWFIWIGISYAFKERKHVKVTFFQDMLPSKVKRYLEVVIDIVIVCFLLVMVYQSYKLITLPYVLSQKSVVLNIPIAFMYASAPVGSLLSVFRIIQHYTVKKAHDSCAVEV from the coding sequence ATGATGAAATGGTTAAATGAAAATTTGGAAGCAGCGTTAGGAGGGACGTTGTTAGCAAGCATAGTCTTGTTAATTACAATGCAGGTAGTGATGCGGTATGTGTTTCAGAACGCATTATCATGGTCTGAAGAACTTACTTTATGGACCTTCATCTGGTTTATTTGGATTGGTATTTCTTATGCATTTAAAGAACGAAAGCATGTGAAGGTAACATTTTTTCAAGATATGCTCCCTAGTAAAGTGAAGCGTTACCTTGAAGTTGTCATTGATATAGTTATTGTTTGCTTCTTGCTTGTAATGGTGTACCAATCCTACAAATTAATTACCTTACCATACGTCTTGTCTCAAAAATCAGTAGTTCTAAATATTCCTATTGCATTTATGTATGCTTCAGCTCCCGTGGGATCGTTACTTTCGGTTTTTCGTATTATCCAACATTATACAGTAAAGAAAGCACACGATTCGTGTGCAGTGGAGGTTTAA